The sequence GCAGTGCGTCGGACCGTTCACGTCCGCGGCGCTCGCCGCGCGCCTCGGCCTCTCGCACGGATCCGTGGAGACCGCGCTGGCCGCGCTCGAGGGGAGCGGCGTAATCTTGCGTGGGCGGTTCACCCCCGGGACGGCGGACGAGGAGTGGTGCGACCGGCGCCTCCTCGCGCGGATTCACCGGCTCACCCTCGGGCGGCTCCGGCGTGAGATCGACGCGGTCTCCCCGGCGACGTTCATGCGCTTCCTCCTGCGCTGGCAGCATCTTCAGCCCGGGACCCAACTGCACGGACGGGACGGTGTCGCGGAGGTCGTGGGAATTCTCCAGGGCCTCGAAGTGCCGGCCCCGGCCTGGGACGAGCACGTCCTCCCCGGCCGGGTGCGCCTGTACGATCCGGAGGATCTCAACGCGCTCTGCCTCAACGGTCTCGTCACCTGGGGACGTCTGAGCGCCGGCCCGACCGCGGGCCCGAGCGGCGAGGGCGCGCCGAACGGGACCCCGGCCAAGCGCGGGACGTCGCTGTCGCGGTCGGCGCCGATCGCGCTTCTGCTGCGCGAAGACCTCGGCGCGTTCGTCGAGCCGGACGGAGGCGGGCACGGCGATGCGGCCCTGCGCGGCGCGGCGGCCGACGTGTTCCGATATCTCGCGGAGCGGGGCGCTTCGTTTTTGACCGACGTCGCGCGCGGGATCGGCCGCATGCCCGCCGACACCGAGACGGCGCTCTGGGAGTTGGTCGCGAAGGGCCTCGTCAGCGGCGACGGGTTCGCGGGATTGCGCCGGCTCATCGACCGGAGCGATCCGAATCGCCGCCGCCGGTACCTTCAAATCAACATCGGGCACGTGGGGCGTCCTGCGCGGCGCGCGCTGCCGGCCGGCCGGTGGGCCGTCTGGCGGCCGGGCGACATCGCGCTGAAGCCGGACGAGCGCGACGCGGTCGTGGCCCGTCAGCTCCTCCGCCGGTACGGCGTCGTGTTCAGAGATCTCCTCGCCCGCGAGCGGGCGCTGCCGCCGTGGCGGCGGCTGCTTGACGTCTACCGGCGCTGGGAAGCGCAGGGCCAGGTGCGCGGGGGGCGCTTTGTCGCCGGCGTCGCGGGAGAGCAATACGCGCTGCCGGGCGCGGTCGAGACGCTGCGGGCCGTGCGTCGCGAGCCCGACGAGACGGCCGACGTGGTGATCTCGGCGGCGGATCCGCTCAACTTGGCCGGCATCCTCCTGCCGGGCGAGCGCATCTCTCCCCTGTCCGGCCTCGCGATTGTCCTTCGCAACGGCGTGATCGCGGACACCGGGCCGTACGGCGCGCTCCTGGCGAGCCGGCGGGCCGCAGCGGAGATGGCGGCCCGGACCGCGGCGCCCGCGTCGTGAGCGGCCGGAACCCGTCGGACCTGACGATCCTCATGATGATCGACGCCTACGTGCCGGCGGCGGCGCGGGAACGGTTCCGCGCCGCCGCGGAGGCCGCGGCGCCGGGCGCGCGCATTCTCATGCCGGCAACCCGCGACGAGGCGGTCGCCCTGGCCCCGGAGGCCGACATCGCCACAGGGTGGTCCCTGCCGGCCGGGGTACTCGAGCACGGGCGGCGGCTCCAGTGGGTGCACGCGTTCACGGCCGGTGTGGACGGATTCGTGGCCCTTCCGGGCATTCGCGATCGCCGCGTCGTGCTCACGCGGACGGTCGGCGCGCACGTGGCGCTGCCGGACCACGTCATGGCGCTCGTCCTCGCGTTTGCGCGGCGGCTACACCTCGACATACGCAACCAGGCCAACCGGGTGTGGGACCGTCCGGCCGGGATCGGCCGGGACGTGGCGGGCACGGTGCTCGGCATCCTCGGGCTGGGACAGATCGGGAAACCGCTGGCCGCGCGCGCGGCGGCGTTCGGGATGCGCGTGATCGGCACCAAGCGGACGCCGGGGCCGGTGCCGCATCTCGATCTCGTCCTGCCGCCCGAGCGCACCGACGAGCTGCTCCGGGAAGCCGACTACGTCGTGACGCTCTTGCCGCTCACGCCGGAAACGAAAGGCCGCATGGGCGAGCGCGAGTTCCGCTTGATGAAGCCGGGCGCCTTCTTTATCAACGTGTCGCGCGGGCCGATCGTCCAGGAGGCGGCGTTGATCCGGGCGCTGCGCGAAGGCTGGATCGCCGGCGCCGGGTTGGACGTGTTCGACACCGAGCCGCTCCCCGGCGACCACCCGTTGTACGAGTTCCCGCAGGTGATCATCACGCCGCACGTCTCCGGGATCACGCCGAAGTTCTTCGAGCGCATCGCGGCGATCATGGCAGAGA comes from bacterium and encodes:
- a CDS encoding D-2-hydroxyacid dehydrogenase gives rise to the protein MSGRNPSDLTILMMIDAYVPAAARERFRAAAEAAAPGARILMPATRDEAVALAPEADIATGWSLPAGVLEHGRRLQWVHAFTAGVDGFVALPGIRDRRVVLTRTVGAHVALPDHVMALVLAFARRLHLDIRNQANRVWDRPAGIGRDVAGTVLGILGLGQIGKPLAARAAAFGMRVIGTKRTPGPVPHLDLVLPPERTDELLREADYVVTLLPLTPETKGRMGEREFRLMKPGAFFINVSRGPIVQEAALIRALREGWIAGAGLDVFDTEPLPGDHPLYEFPQVIITPHVSGITPKFFERIAAIMAENIQRYVKGEPLANVIDVARGY